In one Platichthys flesus chromosome 3, fPlaFle2.1, whole genome shotgun sequence genomic region, the following are encoded:
- the itga2.2 gene encoding integrin alpha-2: MELTWRNVCFVLTLLSDSVWKSQSFNVGTAGAKIFSGPAAEEFGYTVLQTSNHEGKWLLVGAPWSGFKQNTKGDVYKCPVSGARNSCDKLNLQDSVSIPDVRNLYDNMHLGLTLTRMPAVNGLMTCGPLWGQLCGNQNYYPGICAKMSPLFKPLPAFSPAVQTCGGPMDIVIVLDGSNSIYPWEPMNDFLQKLIPTLDIGPTRTQVSVIQYGVNPRFEFKLNEYKTKEEVLKAASGITQMYGSSTNTFQAIEYASQWGFNQKHGARPGAAKVMVVVTDGESHDRAFRDTVIGECEKDGITRFGIAVLGYYIRNDINTDNLIKEIKSIASSPTEKFFFNVSEEAALSTITGTLGNRIFNIEGTGKGGDNFKMEMSQVGFSAHYSSQQDVMMLGAVGAYAWSGTVVHQKGSKVDILPFSAFEAALQDRNHSSLLGYSVTTLNDGSTLYFVAGAPRSNHSGQVIVYTVNAEKQTAIIDSERGKQIGSYFGSVLCSLDVDKDGTTDILLVGAPMFMSELNREEGRVYLFSVTKGILNEQGFLNGPDPTENARFGMAISVIPDLDMDGFNDVVVGSPLEDKQKGVIYIYNGDKKTLSKDFSQRIFGSKLDPQLQFFGRSLDSFHDLNDDSLPDISIGAYGKVVQLWSRGVATVSTKASFNPDKINIFNKPCTVSGRKLSCFITSLCFTAAFRPKNPVGPIEISYTLTLDADLQASHVTSRGMFTTNNERFLTENAKISSTPLCRDYEVYVQETPDFVNSLSLKVEIEQKNPDVNPVLDKFSPRASQFFIPFTKDCGSDDVCISDLVLSVTTDSKASSSAPILVSANNRELSFQFVVRNKKENAYNARVSATFSSNLYYSSVFPPTDNVKCTSTQTQTVTCLVGYPALKKNEEVRFQLNLEYSLDQMQNRAEVNFEAKSDGKEERPADNKVDVSLPVRYDAGIVLSWQSNINFYVANATNTAVTSVKTLDDIGPEFNFTVKVSTGNFEVNLLYLTIGLPMTTKGGNNLLYLTKVVTQAGGSVSCDSSSLVDPLKIGGKTHKVTFSEESLRGLDTLDCKTAKCEYIKCNLKDTKVKSDYFVMVKTRIWSGTFNLATYQTIELTSSVALETSNPDLVIIGLKQLPVELTVSKPGETADVPVGVIVGSAIGGLALLALAVGLLWKFGFFKRKYKQLQMEAEEDGQSRAHVNEVL; encoded by the exons CCGACAGCGTCTGGAAGTCACAGTCCTTCAACGTCGGCACCGCAGGAGCCAAGATCTTCAGTGGTCCGGCGGCGGAGGAGTTCGGCTACACAGTCCTGCAGACGAGCAACCATGAAGGCAAATG GCTCCTGGTCGGCGCTCCGTGGAGTGGTTTCAAACAAAACACCAAGGGGGACGTTTACAAGTGTCCAGTCTCCGGGGCCAGAAACAGCTGCGACAAGCTCAATCTTCAAG ATTCTGTCAGTATTCCAGATGTGAGAAACCTCTACGACAACATGCACCTGGGTTTGACGCTCACCCGGATGCCTGCAGTCAATGGTTTGATG ACATGCGGTCCTCTGTGGGGACAGCTGTGTGGCAATCAGAACTACTACCCTGGAATATGTGCCAAAATGAGTCCCCTCTTCAAGCCCCTGCCGGCCTTCTCTCCGGCCGTCCAGA CATGTGGAGGACCTATGGACATCGTGATTGTTTTAGACGGCTCCAACAGCATTTATCCTTGGGAACCAATGAACGATTTCCTCCAGAAACTAATCCCCACTCTGGACATCGGGCCCACAAGAACACAG GTCAGTGTCATTCAGTACGGCGTTAATCCCAGGTTTGAATTCAAACTGAACGAATATAAAACCAAAGAAGAAGTGCTGAAAGCAGCGTCTGGAATCACACAGATGTACGGTTCCTCAACCAATACCTTCCAAGCCATCGAGTATGCCAG TCAGTGGGGTTTCAATCAGAAGCACGGAGCTCGACCGGGCGCTGCCAAGGTGATGGTGGTGGTCACGGACGGAGAGTCTCATGACAGAGCTTTCAGGGACACGGTCATTGGAGAATGTGAGAAAGATGGAATCACCCGCTTTGGTATCGCT GTCCTGGGTTATTATATTAGAAACGACATCAACACAGATAACCTGATAAAAGAAATCAAATCCATCGCCAGTTCACCCACAGAGAAGTTCTTCTTCAATGTGTCCGAGGAGGCGGCTCTCTCCACCATCACCGGAACACTGGGGAACCGCATCTTCAACATAGAAG GCACTGGAAAAGGGGGAGACAACTTCAAAATGGAGATGTCCCAGGTTGGGTTCAGCGCCCACTACTCCAGCCAGCAG GACGTGATGAtgctgggagcagtgggagcttacGCCTGGAGCGGGACTGTCGTCCATCAAAAAGGATCCAAAGTCGACATTCTCCCTTTCTCAGCCTTTGAGGCGGCCCTTCAAGACAGAAACCACAGCTCACTACTGG GTTACTCTGTCACCACACTGAACGACGGCTCCACTCTGTACTTTGTGGCCGGGGCGCCTCGCTCCAACCACTCTGGACAAGTCATCGTGTACACCGTCAACGCCGAGAAGCAAACCGCTATCATCGAttcagagagagggaaacag ATCGGGTCCTACTTTGGGAGCGTCTTGTGCTCCCTGGACGTGGACAAAGACGGGACGACAGACATCCTACTGGTGGGGGCGCCCATGTTCATGAGCGAGCTGAACAGAGAAGAGGGCAGGGTCTATCTCTTCTCTGTCACCAAG GGTATTCTGAACGAGCAGGGATTCCTCAATGGTCCTGACCCGACTGAGAATGCACGTTTCGGGATGGCCATCTCCGTCATTCCCGACCTGGACATGGACGGTTTCAATGACGTCGTTGTTGGATCTCCACTAGAGGACAAACAGAAAGGCGTCATTTACATCTACAACGGAGACAAGAAGACATTAAGCAAAGACTTCTCACAG agAATCTTTGGCTCCAAACTGGATCCTCAACTGCAGTTCTTTGGAAGGTCCCTCGATAGCTTCCATGATCTGAATGATGATTCGCTCCCAGATATCTCAATTGGGGCCTATGGAAAAGTGGTGCAACTCTG GTCCCGAGGTGTGGCGACGGTCTCAACTAAAGCTTCTTTCAACCCCGAtaaaatcaacattttcaacaaacCCTGCACTGTTTCCGGGCGCAAGCTTTCGTGTTTCATCACCAGCCTCTGCTTCACTGCTGCGTTCAGGCCCAAGAATCCTGTCGGACCCATCG aAATATCTTACACCTTGACTCTGGACGCTGACCTTCAAGCTTCACACGTGACGTCAAGAGGAATGTTTACAACAAACAACGAACGCTTCCTCACAGAAAACGCAAAGATATCCTCTACCCCCCTGTGCCGAGACTACGAGGTTTACGTCCAG GAGACACCCGACTTTGTCAATTCCCTCAGTTTAAAGGTGGAAATCGAGCAGAAGAATCCGGATGTGAATCCCGTCCTGGATAAGTTTTCTCCCAGGGCCTCGCAGTTCTTT ATTCCCTTCACTAAAGACTGCGGCTCTGACGATGTGTGCATCAGTGATCTGGTGCTGAGTGTGACCACTGACTCCAAGGCGTCCAG CTCCGCTCCCATCCTGGTCAGCGCCAACAACCGAGAGCTGTCGTTTCAATTTGTCGTGAGGAACAAGAAGGAGAACGCGTACAACGCTCGGGTGTCGGCCACGTTCTCCAGCAACCTGTACTACTCCTCCGTCTTTCCTCCT ACGGACAATGTGAAATGCACctcgacacaaacacaaactgtcactTGTCTTGTGGGATATCCAGCATTGAAGAAAAATGAAGAG gTGAGATTTCAGCTCAATTTGGAATACAGTCTCGATCAAATGCAAAACCGAGCTGAAGTGAATTTTGAGGCCAAGAG CGACGGTAAAGAGGAAAGACCGGCAGACAACAAGGTGGACGTGTCTCTTCCTGTCCGATATGATGCAGGGATTGTTTTATCCTG GCAGTCGAACATCAACTTCTACGTTGCGAATGCGACCAACACGGCCGTAACTTCGGTGAAAACTCTGGACGACATCGGACCAGAGTTTAACTTCACAGTGAAG GTTTCCACAGGGAACTTCGAGGTGAACCTCCTGTATCTGACCATTGGACTGCCCATGACGACTAAAGGTGGAAACAATCTCCTCTACCTCACCAAAGTGGTCACACAAGCA GGAGGTTCTGTCAGCTGTGATTCCAGCAGCCTGGTTGATCCTCTGAAGATCggtgggaaaacacacaaagtgactTTCTCCGAGGAGAGCCTCCGAGGCCTGGACACACTG GATTGCAAAACTGCAAAATGTGAGTATATCAAATGCAACCTCAAAGACACTAAGGTCAAGAGTGACTACTTTGTGATGGTGAAAACCAGGATCTGGAGCGGCACGTTTAATCTG GCCACCTATCAGACCATCGAGCTGACCTCCAGTGTGGCTCTGGAAACCTCCAACCCCGACCTGGTCATTATCGGACTCAAGCAGCTGCCG GTGGAGCTGACCGTCAGTAAACCAGGGGAGACGGCTGATGTCCCGGTGGGAGTGATCGTCGGCAGCGCTATAGGCGGACTGGCGCTGCTGGCTCTGGCTGTAGGCTTACTGTGGAAG TTTGGGTTTTTCAAGAGAAAGTACAAGCAGCTGCAGATGGAGGCCGAGGAAGACGGACAGAGTCGTGCACATGTCAATGAGGTGCTGTGA
- the fsta gene encoding follistatin-A isoform X1 encodes MFGMLRHHLHPGVFLFFIWLCHLMEHQKVQAGNCWLQQGKNGRCQVLYMPGMSREECCRSGRLGTSWTEEDVPNSTLFRWMIFNGGAPNCIPCKGGETCDNVDCGPGKRCKMNRRSKPRCVCAPDCSNITWKGPVCGSDGKTYKDECALLKAKCKGHPDLDVQYQGKCKKTCRDVLCPGSSTCVVDQTNNAYCVTCNRICPEVTSPDQYLCGNDGIIYASACHLRRATCLLGRSIGVAYEGKCIKAKSCEDIQCSAGKKCLWDARMSRGRCSLCDETCPESRTEEAVCASDNTTYPSECAMKQAACSMGVLLEVKHSGSCNSITEDQEEDGEDEDSDYMAYVHLSSILDG; translated from the exons ATGTTTGGGATGCTGAGACACCACCTACACCCGGGcgtttttctcttcttcatatgGCTTTGTCACCTCATGGAACATCAAAAAGTTCAAG ctgGGAACTGCTGGTTGCAGCAGGGGAAGAACGGGAGGTGCCAGGTGCTGTACATGCCCGGTATGAGCAGAGAGGAGTGCTGCCGGAGCGGAAGACTGGGGACGTCCTGGACCGAGGAGGACGTCCCTAACAGCACGCTCTTTAGGTGGATGATCTTCAATGGCGGAGCCCCCAATTGCATACCTTGCAAAGGTGGAG aAACCTGCGATAATGTTGACTGTGGGCCTGGGAAGAGGTGCAAGATGAACAGAAGAAGCAAGCCGCGCTGCGTGTGCGCACCAGACTGCTCCAACATCACCTGGAAAGGACCGGTCTGCGGCTCGGATGGAAAGACCTACAAAGACGAGTGCGCACTGCTGAAGGCTAAATGCAAAGGCCACCCTGATCTGGACGTGCAGTACCAGGGAAAGTGCAAGA AAACGTGCCGTGACGTCTTGTGCCCCGGCAGCTCCACGTGCGTCGTGGACCAGACAAATAATGCATATTGTGTGACGTGTAATCGGATTTGCCCCGAGGTGACGTCGCCTGACCAGTACCTGTGTGGAAACGACGGGATCATCTATGCCAGCGCGTGTCACCTGAGAAGAGCCACCTGCCTCCTGGGCAGATCCATCGGAGTGGCGTATGAGGGCAAATGCATCA agGCTAAGTCGTGCGAGGACATCCAGTGCAGTGCGGGGAAGAAGTGTCTGTGGGATGCTCGGATGAGCCGAGGCCGCTGCTCACTGTGCGACGAGACCTGTCCGGAGAGCCGGACGGAGGAGGCGGTGTGTGCCAGCGACAACACCACATATCCCAGTGAATGTGCCATGAAGCAAGCTGCTTGCTCTATGGGTGTGCTGCTTGAGGTCAAGCACTCTGGATCTTGCAACT
- the fsta gene encoding follistatin-A isoform X2: MFGMLRHHLHPGVFLFFIWLCHLMEHQKVQAGNCWLQQGKNGRCQVLYMPGMSREECCRSGRLGTSWTEEDVPNSTLFRWMIFNGGAPNCIPCKETCDNVDCGPGKRCKMNRRSKPRCVCAPDCSNITWKGPVCGSDGKTYKDECALLKAKCKGHPDLDVQYQGKCKKTCRDVLCPGSSTCVVDQTNNAYCVTCNRICPEVTSPDQYLCGNDGIIYASACHLRRATCLLGRSIGVAYEGKCIKAKSCEDIQCSAGKKCLWDARMSRGRCSLCDETCPESRTEEAVCASDNTTYPSECAMKQAACSMGVLLEVKHSGSCNSITEDQEEDGEDEDSDYMAYVHLSSILDG; this comes from the exons ATGTTTGGGATGCTGAGACACCACCTACACCCGGGcgtttttctcttcttcatatgGCTTTGTCACCTCATGGAACATCAAAAAGTTCAAG ctgGGAACTGCTGGTTGCAGCAGGGGAAGAACGGGAGGTGCCAGGTGCTGTACATGCCCGGTATGAGCAGAGAGGAGTGCTGCCGGAGCGGAAGACTGGGGACGTCCTGGACCGAGGAGGACGTCCCTAACAGCACGCTCTTTAGGTGGATGATCTTCAATGGCGGAGCCCCCAATTGCATACCTTGCAAAG aAACCTGCGATAATGTTGACTGTGGGCCTGGGAAGAGGTGCAAGATGAACAGAAGAAGCAAGCCGCGCTGCGTGTGCGCACCAGACTGCTCCAACATCACCTGGAAAGGACCGGTCTGCGGCTCGGATGGAAAGACCTACAAAGACGAGTGCGCACTGCTGAAGGCTAAATGCAAAGGCCACCCTGATCTGGACGTGCAGTACCAGGGAAAGTGCAAGA AAACGTGCCGTGACGTCTTGTGCCCCGGCAGCTCCACGTGCGTCGTGGACCAGACAAATAATGCATATTGTGTGACGTGTAATCGGATTTGCCCCGAGGTGACGTCGCCTGACCAGTACCTGTGTGGAAACGACGGGATCATCTATGCCAGCGCGTGTCACCTGAGAAGAGCCACCTGCCTCCTGGGCAGATCCATCGGAGTGGCGTATGAGGGCAAATGCATCA agGCTAAGTCGTGCGAGGACATCCAGTGCAGTGCGGGGAAGAAGTGTCTGTGGGATGCTCGGATGAGCCGAGGCCGCTGCTCACTGTGCGACGAGACCTGTCCGGAGAGCCGGACGGAGGAGGCGGTGTGTGCCAGCGACAACACCACATATCCCAGTGAATGTGCCATGAAGCAAGCTGCTTGCTCTATGGGTGTGCTGCTTGAGGTCAAGCACTCTGGATCTTGCAACT